The DNA sequence TCGGCTTCGCCCAACGCCGACAGCACCCGGTGCTGATCCGGGCCCCCTTCGTTGGCCAGCCTTCGCAGTATCCCGGCTCGGTCGGCGTTGACGTAGCCGCTGATCGCCACCCGCTCCTGCGCCATCGTGGCGATGGCCAGGCCCCAGCCGTCGGTCGGCCCGCCCAGCAGCATCTCGTCGGGCACGAACACGTCGTCGAGGAAGACCTCGTTGAAGTGGGCCTCGCCGTTGGCCTGCCGGATGGGCTGCAGCTCGATGCCCTCGGCGCGCATGTCGACGATGAAATAGCCCAGACCGCGGTGCTTCGCGGCGTCAGGGTCGGTGCGGGCCAGCAGCGCACCGTAGTCCGCGGTGTGCGCCGACGAAGTCCAGATCTTGTGTCCGTTGATGCGCCATCCGCCGTCGACCTTGGTCGCCCGGGTGGTCAGCGACGCCAGATCCGACCCGGCGCCGGGTTCACTGAACAACTGACACCAGCCCAGCTCGCCTCGCTGGGTGGCGGGAATGAATCGCTGCTGCAGATGCTCCGGCGCGGCGCTGATCACGCTGGGCAGAATCCATTCGGCGATGTTCAGCGACGGCCGGACGAGATCCGGCCGCTTGGCGAACTCCTCGTCGAGGATCAGTTGTTGGCGCGGCGTGGCATTCACGCCCCACGGTCGGGGCCAGTGCGGGGCGATCAGGCCGGCCTCGGCGAGCAACGTGCGCTGCGGGCCGGTGGCCAGGTTCGGGTAGTCACCCTGGCGGCCCGGCTTGTCGTTGCGCAATGTCGCCGCCTCGTCGAGGACGGCCGCCACGCTCGAGCGGAACTCGCTGTCCTGATCGCCCAACTTCACCGAAACGTCGCGGTCATGGGTACGGCTCAATTCGCCGAGAGCGTGCGCATGACGTCCTGCCGGTCCGATCGACGCAGCCAGGCTGGTGGCTTTCCGCCAGTAGAGGTGGAGGTCGTGCTCCCAGGTGAAGCCGATGGCGCCGAACATCGTCAGGGTGTCGAGTACCAGCTCCGGCGCCGGGCTGACGGCCATCAGCGCGGCCCCCGCCGCCGCGATCTCGTGCTGCACCCGGTCTTCCTCGGCCGCGCGGACGGCGTCCCACGCCGCCGAGGTGGCCAGTTCACAGTTCACCAGCAGCATGGCGGCCTGATGCTGCAACGCCTGGAAGGTCCCGATGGGCTTGCCGAACTGCTCGCGGGTACGCAGATGGTCGGTGACGGCGTCCACGCACCAGCGAATGGCGCCCACCGCCGCGCAGGCCGTCAGCGCCACGGCCAGGCACCGGGCCCGCACCGCGTCGATCCCGGCGAGGAGTGAATCGGGTTCGGCGACATACCCGTCGAAATGCACGACGCCGACATCGACGGTCTTGTCAGTGCTCTCGAGCGCGTCGATCCGCACGCCGGGGCCGGTCGGATCGACCACGAACCAGAGGATCTCGTCCCCGGTGTCGGTGGCCGTTTCGCCGACAGCAGCGACCAGAAGCAGGTCGGCCGCACACACCCCCGGCGCCGGGGTCGCGGTTCCGGTGATCATCCAGCCTGTCTCCGCCGGCCGGGCCGTGACACGACGCGAATCCGGCAGCAGTACCGATGCCGGCTCACCGCGGGCCAGCCGCGTCAACACCGCACTCTTCGCCTCGGGCTCGTCGGCGAGTTGGGCGAGCGCGCCGGCGATGACCGTCGACACCAGCGGGCCTGGCAGCATCGCGGTCGCGGCGGCCTCGAGCACGCAGGCACAGTCCAACAGCGTGCCGCCCTGCCCGCCGACCTCATCGGGCAGGTGAACCGCGTGAAACCCGTTGACGACGAACTCATCCCACCACTGCGGCAGTTCACCGCGGGCCACCGCGTCGAATGCCTCGCGGGTCTTGTCGACCGGCGCGTGACGCTGCGCGAACTGGGCCACGGCTTCGGCCAGCTGCTGCTGTTCGGGAGTCAGCGCGATCGTCACCGAGGACCCCCGACCGGCGCCGCGGGCCGGCGGGTGTCGTGGAAGAACTCCGCGGCCTCCTCGATGGCTTCCGGGGTCGGGCGCGGATTCCAACCGAGCTCGGAGACGGCCTTGGAGTGATCGAGAGGGGTCATGATGTGCATGAGACGAACATTGAGCGGGGTGAGCATGGTGTCCTTTCGACGGACGCGGGCCAGCGCGCTACCGAGGTAGCTCGCCGCGGACAGCACCCCGATCGGAACGCTGAACCGCGGCGGTTTCACACCTACTGCAGCACAACCGATCTCGTGAATCTCACGAGTGGCCATGTACCGCTCGGAGACGATGTAACGTTCCCCCACACGGCCGCGTTCACCGGCCAGCAGCAGGGCCGTCGCCGCATCCCCGATGCCGACGACCTCGCTCTCGTAGCCGTCGATCGCGAAGGGCAGTGCGCCCCGGACCGCGGCGGCGAGCATGCCGCCGTGCGGGGTGGGCAGCCAGTCACCGGGGCCGTACGTGTTGGCCACGCACATGGCCACACCGGGCAGCCCCGCGTCGGAGCAGTAGCGCATCAGCAGATCCTCTGCGGCCACCCGCGAGCGGATGTAGTCGCCGCCGGCATCGAGCCAGTCGTGCGGGGTGTCCTCGTCGGCCAGTCCGCCCGGGTTTCTGCCGATCGTGCCGATCGAACTGGTGAACACGAAGCGGTTCAGGTCGGCGTGTGCGGCGACGTCGAGGACGTGCCGGAGGCCGTCGACGTTGGTCCGCCACAGCGGGCGGGGATCGCGCAGCCACGGCCGGGCGTCGACCACGCAATAGTAGACGACGTCGCATCCGCTCATCGCGGCACGCAAGGCCTCGGTGTCGAAGATGTCCCCGCGGTGGATGTCCACGGGCAGGTCGGCGATACCCCGCGTCGAACTGGTGCTGCGGATCATCACGCGAACATCGCTGTCTCCGCGCATGACGAGCTGCCGCGTGACGTGCGACCCCAGGAACCCGCTGGCGCCGATCACCAGCTTGGTTGCCGCCATCGCCGTCAGCCCCTCCATACGAATTAACGAGACGCAACGTCTCGTCTTGTGGCACACTACGGGCGATGGTCCAGCGTGTAAAGCCGCGCCCGGCACGGGTCGGCTGATGACCACCGAGGTCACCACCCCGAGACGGCGCAGCGAGAAGTCCCGCGTCGCGATCGTGCGCGCCACCAGGGACCTGCTGCTGGAACGCGGCTTCGACAAACTCAGCATCGAGGCCGTGGCCGCCCGCGCGGGTGTCGGCAAGCAGACCATCTACCGGTGGTGGCCGAGCAGGCACGCGCTGGTCGCCGACGTCATCCTCGAAGACGCCGACCGGATCCTGCGACCGATCGTCACGACCGACGACGTCACCGCTGACGTGTGCCGGTGGACAACGACACTGGCCACCGCACTGACCACGGCACGCGGACACGCCATGCTGCGCATCCTGACCATCGCAGGAGTCGAACACCCCGACACGCAGGCCCGCCTGCAGGCGGGCTTCACCACACCGTTGCGCGACACCGTCACCGCCCGGCTGATCGCCGCCGGATGGACCGGCGACGCGGCCCGCGACGCGTCCGACGCCATCGTCGGTGGCGTCGTCTACGCCATCCTCAGCGAGGGACGGTCGTTCCAGACCGGCAGGGCCGAGTCGATCGCCCGCACCGTCCTGAGCGGTGTTTCTGCGCGTTGACCTGCGGCCGCGTCGCAGACCGAGTTTGATGAGTGGATGGCCGAGGTCAGCTGCTCACGCGTGATCCGGGCACGCCCGGAGGAGATCTGGGCGGTATTGGCGGACTTCGGCGCCGCGGCCGGCTGGGCCGACGGCGTGGACCACTGCAGCCTGCTCCGTCAGACCGCCGATCCCCCCGGAGTGGGGACCGCACGCCGCGTCCAGGTCGGTCGCGACACCTTCATCGAGACGATCACCGACTTCGAGGTCAGCCGTGCACTGGCCTACGACATCGCCGGTCTGCCGCCGTCGGTGTCGGCGAACAACCGATGGACTCTGCTCCCCGATTCCCCGACCTCCACCGTGGTGACCCTGACGAGTACGGTGCGCGCCTCGCACGGGCCGCTGCGCCGGGTCGGTGAGCGCGTGCTGGCCGGGATAGTGGCCCGCCGATCGCGGGCACTGCTGGCCTCGCTGGCGACTGCATCAGAAGGAGTGACCGTATGACCGAAACCCGACCTGACATCGTCATCGTGATGACCGACGAGGAACGCGCGACCCCGCCCTACGAAGGTCACGCGGTCACCGACTGGCGGACCCGAACCCTGCGCGGCGCAGCGTGGTTCGAGGAACACGGGGTCAACTTCACCCGGCACTACACCGGTTCGCTGGCCTGTGTGCCCAGCAGGCCCACCATCTTCACCGGGCACTACCCGGACCTGCACGGCGTCACGCAGACCGATGGCATCGGCAAGGCATACGACGACTCCCGACTACGCTGGCTGCGTCCTGGCGAGGTCCCCACCCTCGGCAACTGGTTCCGCGCGGCCGGCTACGACACCCACTACGACGGCAAATGGCACATCTCGCACGCCGACCTGATCGACCCCGAAACCGGAAGATCCCTGGCCACCAACGACGACGACGGCGTCGTCGACCACCGTGCGGTGCGCCGCTACCTGGACGCCGATCCCCTCGCACCGTACGGCTTCTCGGGCTGGGTCGGCCCCGAACCCCACGGAGCCGCGCTCTCCAATGCCGGCATCCGGCGCGACCCGCTGATCGCCGACCGCGTGGTGGCCTGGCTCGAGGACCGCTACGCGCGCCGCCGCGCCGGCGACCCCGCGGCGCTGCGCCCGTTCCTGCTGGTGGCCAGCTTCGTCAACCCACACGACATCGTGCTGTTTCCCGCATGGTCGCGCCGCAACCCGCTGGAACCGTCACCGCTGGACCCACCGAACGTGCCGGCCGCTCCGACCGCAGACGAGGACCTGGCCGCCAAACCCGCTGCGCAGATAGCGTTCCGGGAGGCCTACTACTCCGGATACGGCCCGGCTCGGATGATCGAGCGCACCTATCGTCACAACGCACAGGCCTACCGCAACCTGTACTACCGGCTGCACGCCGAGGTGGACGCGCCGATCGACCGGGTGCGCCGCGCGGTCACCGAGGGCGGCTCCACCGAGGGACCCGACGACACGGTGCTGGTGCGCACCGCCGATCACGGCGACCTGCTCGGCGCGCACGGCGGCCTGCACCAGAAATGGTTCAACCTGTACGACGAGGCCACCCGGGTACCGTTCGTCATCGCGCGGGTGGGGCAGCGGGCCACCCCGGCGCGCACGGTGACCGCTCCGACGTCACACGTGGACCTGGTCCCCACCCTGCTGTCCGCCGCCGGGATCGACGTGGCCGCCACAGCGTCGGCGCTCGCCGAGTCCTTCTCCGAGGTCCATCCGCTCCCGGGATGCGACCTGATGCCGGTGGTCGACGGCGCCGCGGCCGACGAGGACCGGGCCGTGTATCTGATGACCCGCGACAACATGCTCGAAGGCGACACCGGCGCCTCGGGTATCGCCCGGATGCTGAGGCTGACATCGAAGGTTCCTGCGCCGCTGCGTATCCGGGTTCCCGCACACACCGCGGCCAACTTCGAAGGTCTCGTGGTCCGCGTTCGGGAGGACACCGCCGCGGGCGGCGCGGCGCATCTGTGGAAACTGGTCCGCTCGTTCGACGACCCTGCCACGTGGACCGAGCCCGGAGTGCGGCATCTGGCCGCCGACGATATGGGCGGACCCGTGTACCGCAGCGATCCGCTCGACGATCAATGGGAACTCTACGATCTCAGCGACGATCCGGTCGAAGCCCGCAACCGGTGGGACGACCCGACGCTGCACCACGTGCGCGCACATCTGCGAACTGCCCTGAAGCAGGCGCGCGCCGAGTCGATTCCCGAACGCAACCAGCCGTGGCCGTATGCGTCCCGCCGTCCACCGAAGCCCACGGGGTGGACGGCGGCGCTGCGGGGAGTGTTGGCCCGC is a window from the Mycolicibacterium poriferae genome containing:
- a CDS encoding SRPBCC family protein encodes the protein MAEVSCSRVIRARPEEIWAVLADFGAAAGWADGVDHCSLLRQTADPPGVGTARRVQVGRDTFIETITDFEVSRALAYDIAGLPPSVSANNRWTLLPDSPTSTVVTLTSTVRASHGPLRRVGERVLAGIVARRSRALLASLATASEGVTV
- a CDS encoding sulfatase-like hydrolase/transferase; translated protein: MTETRPDIVIVMTDEERATPPYEGHAVTDWRTRTLRGAAWFEEHGVNFTRHYTGSLACVPSRPTIFTGHYPDLHGVTQTDGIGKAYDDSRLRWLRPGEVPTLGNWFRAAGYDTHYDGKWHISHADLIDPETGRSLATNDDDGVVDHRAVRRYLDADPLAPYGFSGWVGPEPHGAALSNAGIRRDPLIADRVVAWLEDRYARRRAGDPAALRPFLLVASFVNPHDIVLFPAWSRRNPLEPSPLDPPNVPAAPTADEDLAAKPAAQIAFREAYYSGYGPARMIERTYRHNAQAYRNLYYRLHAEVDAPIDRVRRAVTEGGSTEGPDDTVLVRTADHGDLLGAHGGLHQKWFNLYDEATRVPFVIARVGQRATPARTVTAPTSHVDLVPTLLSAAGIDVAATASALAESFSEVHPLPGCDLMPVVDGAAADEDRAVYLMTRDNMLEGDTGASGIARMLRLTSKVPAPLRIRVPAHTAANFEGLVVRVREDTAAGGAAHLWKLVRSFDDPATWTEPGVRHLAADDMGGPVYRSDPLDDQWELYDLSDDPVEARNRWDDPTLHHVRAHLRTALKQARAESIPERNQPWPYASRRPPKPTGWTAALRGVLAR
- a CDS encoding acyl-CoA dehydrogenase, translating into MTIALTPEQQQLAEAVAQFAQRHAPVDKTREAFDAVARGELPQWWDEFVVNGFHAVHLPDEVGGQGGTLLDCACVLEAAATAMLPGPLVSTVIAGALAQLADEPEAKSAVLTRLARGEPASVLLPDSRRVTARPAETGWMITGTATPAPGVCAADLLLVAAVGETATDTGDEILWFVVDPTGPGVRIDALESTDKTVDVGVVHFDGYVAEPDSLLAGIDAVRARCLAVALTACAAVGAIRWCVDAVTDHLRTREQFGKPIGTFQALQHQAAMLLVNCELATSAAWDAVRAAEEDRVQHEIAAAGAALMAVSPAPELVLDTLTMFGAIGFTWEHDLHLYWRKATSLAASIGPAGRHAHALGELSRTHDRDVSVKLGDQDSEFRSSVAAVLDEAATLRNDKPGRQGDYPNLATGPQRTLLAEAGLIAPHWPRPWGVNATPRQQLILDEEFAKRPDLVRPSLNIAEWILPSVISAAPEHLQQRFIPATQRGELGWCQLFSEPGAGSDLASLTTRATKVDGGWRINGHKIWTSSAHTADYGALLARTDPDAAKHRGLGYFIVDMRAEGIELQPIRQANGEAHFNEVFLDDVFVPDEMLLGGPTDGWGLAIATMAQERVAISGYVNADRAGILRRLANEGGPDQHRVLSALGEADAYANAIKVLAVREVIRLLDGQPAGPASSIAKVAMNVMLRRTFKATLELTAPAALTERAAADDSPSVVEPYFHLPAELIGGGTKEIQLNIIAQMILGLPRR
- a CDS encoding NAD-dependent epimerase/dehydratase family protein codes for the protein MAATKLVIGASGFLGSHVTRQLVMRGDSDVRVMIRSTSSTRGIADLPVDIHRGDIFDTEALRAAMSGCDVVYYCVVDARPWLRDPRPLWRTNVDGLRHVLDVAAHADLNRFVFTSSIGTIGRNPGGLADEDTPHDWLDAGGDYIRSRVAAEDLLMRYCSDAGLPGVAMCVANTYGPGDWLPTPHGGMLAAAVRGALPFAIDGYESEVVGIGDAATALLLAGERGRVGERYIVSERYMATREIHEIGCAAVGVKPPRFSVPIGVLSAASYLGSALARVRRKDTMLTPLNVRLMHIMTPLDHSKAVSELGWNPRPTPEAIEEAAEFFHDTRRPAAPVGGPR
- a CDS encoding TetR/AcrR family transcriptional regulator, with the translated sequence MTTEVTTPRRRSEKSRVAIVRATRDLLLERGFDKLSIEAVAARAGVGKQTIYRWWPSRHALVADVILEDADRILRPIVTTDDVTADVCRWTTTLATALTTARGHAMLRILTIAGVEHPDTQARLQAGFTTPLRDTVTARLIAAGWTGDAARDASDAIVGGVVYAILSEGRSFQTGRAESIARTVLSGVSAR